In Aspergillus oryzae RIB40 DNA, chromosome 6, one genomic interval encodes:
- a CDS encoding uncharacterized protein (predicted protein), with the protein MEMEALVDALNQYRVNVVAGDAGQLVQLVRYLDTLPVNQRASLQIRKMIYTSEPMTPAQRKFITSVLGGVTICSMIGSAEAGPWAVSNPLLTGYNPESPSADFIYDTRAMLLEVLPLSYQGSEVKSNCHDGCIAGVPDGEKGTLLQTSLQRLRNPLVRYVCGDVASLHPLPAEVRARLPAEEAEHYRIVRIYGRDKRISFDWYGEYFEFETVQALMRQASWGILQWQVILWTKPEGLDKCLEVRLLRSTASDGALLSEEDLIKEVKHFFMVFDFNESLFQLKWVRSQCNG; encoded by the exons atggaaatggaagcGCTAGTTGACGCACTGAATCAGTATCGTGTCAATGTGGTGGCTGGCGATGCAGGGCAATTAGTCCAGTTAGTCCGATATCTCGACACGCTGCCTGTCAACCAGAGAGCCTCTCTCCAAATACGGAAGATGATATATACATCCGAGCCTATGACGCCCGCACAAAGAAAATTTATTACATCGGTGCTTGGGGGTGTCACCATCTGCTCGATGATTGGGAGCGCAGAGGCTGGCCCATGGGCTGTATCTAACCCTTTGCTGACCGGCTATAATCCCGAGTCGCCATCTGCTGACTTTATCTACGACACTCGAGCGATGCTTCTCGAGGTCCTGCCTCTATCGTACCAAGGTTCAGAAGTGAAGAGTAATTGTCATGATGGGTGTATAGCGGGTGTTCCAGACGGCGAGAAAGGAACACTTCTGCAAACTTCTTTGCAGCGGCTGCGGAATCCTCTAGTACGCTATGTCTGTGGGGATGTCgcatctcttcatccacttcCTGCGGAAGTTCGGGCAAGGTTGCCCGCAGAGGAGGCTGAGCACTACCGGATTGTCCGTATCTATGGGCGTGACAAACGGATCAGCTTCGACTGGTACGGGGAGTACTTTGAGTTTGAGACAGTTCAAGCGCTCATGCGACAAGCCAGTTGGGGCATCCTTCAGTGGCAAGTCATCCTTTGGACCAAGCCGGAGGGATTGGACAAATGCTTGGAAGTCCGTCTGTTACGAAGCACAGCGTCGGATGGGGCTTTACTGAGCGAAGAAGATTTGATTAAAGAAGTCAAGCACTTCTTTATGGTATTTGATTTCAACGAAAGTCTTTTCCAGTTGAA ATGGGTTCGTTCGCAGTGCAACGGGTAG
- a CDS encoding uncharacterized protein (predicted protein), producing MAKYYPLSQILTVAKVHPFYSDTQWAPTRERLSDILANSNDYAEDIHLHSFPPTEKAKLPQNGYRQSTYISTTGGGSGGAPMVFATDSLENRHQRAAIGSLIRACQIIEPGDWVLTMHVSGHFYRQVNALRRW from the exons ATGGCGAAATATTACCCCCTGTCTCAGATCCTTACCGTGGCCAAGGTCCATCCATTTTACTCTGATACCCAATGGGCTCCTACACGCGAAAGATTATCTGACATCCTTGCGAATTCCAATGATTACGCCGAGGATATTCACCTTCATTCCTTTCCACCCACAGAGAAGGCCAAACT CCCCCAAAATGGTTATCGACAAAGCACCTATATTAGCACGACTGGGGGTGGATCTGGGGGTGCTCCGATGGTGTTTGCCACAGACTCTTTGGAGAATCGTCATCAAAGAGCAGCGATAGGATCCTTAATCCGGGCCTGTCAAATTATTGAGCCAGGTGACTGGGTCTTAACCATGCATGTCTCCGGCCATTTCTACCGGCAGGTCAATGCACTACGACGCTGGTAG
- a CDS encoding FAD-dependent oxidoreductase (predicted protein) codes for MAPTLSSANLILAFFALLTSSRAAPSPSVPAETAVPSSKTAAGAPLFHSETLQSTDGVLTKLNLQNNTSLFAFGSNSSSSKLSLGDSGACKVFPGDSEWPSTSTWSLFDRLLGGALIETVPLASSCFSSWPEYDSAQCNLVSNNWTDSNLHAADPASIMWPLYEGRTCLPTDDTSGTCTVGGYSKYAVNVSSVAQIQLAVNFARNTGIRLVVKNTGHDFNGKSTGAGALGIWTHNLKDIQYLENYQGQGYSGPAVRMGAGVQATEIYAKAKELGFTAVGGEGKTVGVAGGYVLGGGHSPMSSIYGLAADQVLALELVLANGRFVTVTEETDPDLFWALRGGGGNTYGIVTSIISRVHPKVGVTTSTFSFSTGGNVTVDTFWAGVRAYLDRFAINADAGTYAYFWVMSTGTNSFSFLMNPYFAVNHTVSEFNALMKPWFDELNHLGIPYTPDTKYHDNFYDAWDAVFPLETVASSTMVTGSRLFPRANWEDASLLNETFNALKTTVTAGYPLLAFNMKAELPEGYPESSANPAFRQTLMHAITSASWTANSTNTQILNQMEHFANNVLGIWRKTCPEAGAYMSEANILEPNFQQSFYGSNYERLYQLKQKYDPSGLFYAPTGVGSEDWTVKSQDGLPDQNGRLCRV; via the exons ATGGCTCCTACTTTGTCCTCCGCAAACCTCATCCTTGCGTTTTTTGCCCTCCTAACTTCTTCTCGGGCGGCGCCATCTCCCTCTGTGCCTGCTGAAACTGCAGTTCCCTCTTCCAAGACCGCTGCAGGAGCTCCCCTGTTCCATAGCGAGACACTTCAGTCGACGGATGGCGTGCTCACCAAGCTCAACCTCCAGAATAACACAAgcctctttgcttttggtAGCAATTCTAGCTCATCCAAATTGAGCTTGGGCGACAGCGGCGCCTGTAAGGTCTTTCCCGGTGACTCGGAGTGGCCATCCACTTCCACCTGGTCACTCTTCGACCGGCTTCTCGGCGGTGCTTTGATTGAGACGGTTCCTTTGGCATCATCCTGTTTTTCATCATGGCCAGAATACGACAGCGCCCAGTGCAACCTTGTCTCGAATAACTGGACTGATTCCAACCTCCA TGCCGCTGACCCGGCCTCAATTATGTGGCCGTTGTATGAGGGTCGGACGTGTCTACCCACTGATGACACATCCGGTACCTGCACCGTGGGCGGCTACAGCAAATATGCCGTCAATGTAAGCTCGGTCGCTCAAATCCAGCTGGCTGTTAATTTTGCTCGTAACACTGGCATCCGCCTGGTTGTCAAGAACACTGGCCATGACTTCAACGGCAAGTCTACCGGTGCCGGAGCTCTCGGCATTTGGACCCATAACCTCAAGGATATTCAGTATCTTGAGAATTATCAAGGTCAGGGATACAGTGGTCCGGCCGTGAGGATGGGTGCCGGTGTCCAGGCCACTGAGATTTATGCAAAGGCTAAGGAGCTGGGTTTCACTGCAGTCGGTGGTGAAGGCAAGACTGTCGGCGTCGCGGGCGGTTACGTCCTTGGTGGTGGTCACTCGCCCATGTCGAGTATCTACGGCTTAGCTGCAGACCAAGTGCTCGCTCTGGAGCTTGTCCTCGCAAATGGACGCTTTGTGACCGTAACGGAAGAAACCGATCCGGATCTCTTCTGGGCTCTCCGTGGTGGCGGTGGCA ACACCTACGGTATTGTCACCTCGATCATTTCTCGTGTGCACCCCAAGGTTGGCGTGACAACATCAACCTTCAGTTTCTCCACCGGCGGCAACGTCACCGTCGACACCTTCTGGGCCGGTGTCCGCGCCTACTTGGATCGGTTCGCAATTAACGCTGACGCCGGCACCTACGCCTACTTCTGGGTGATGTCCACCGGAACCAACTCATTTTCGTTTCTCATGAACCCCTACTTCGCCGTCAACCACACCGTTTCTGAGTTCAATGCTTTGATGAAGCCATGGTTCGACGAGCTCAACCATTTGGGCATCCCATATACTCCCGACACGAAGTACCATGACAACTTCTACGACGCCTGGGACGCTGTTTTTCCTCTTGAGACTGTCGCCTCCTCGACGATGGTGACCGGTTCACGTCTGTTCCCCCGTGCCAATTGGGAAGATGCCAGTCTTCTTAACGAGACTTTCAACGCCCTAAAGACTACCGTCACTGCCGGATACCCGCTCCTCGCCTTCAACATGAAGGCTGAACTGCCAGAGGGTTACCCGGAGAGCTCAGCTAACCCAGCCTTCCGCCAGACGCTCATGCACGCCATTACCTCGGCGAGCTGGACTGCTAACTCCACGAACACCCAGATCCTCAACCAGATGGAGCATTTCGCCAATAACGTCCTTGGGATCTGGCGCAAGACCTGCCCTGAGGCGGGTGCTTACATGTCGGAAGCGAACATTCTGGAGCCAAACTTCCAACAGTCGTTCTACGGCTCGAATTATGAACGCCTGTACCAACTCAAGCAAAAGTATGATCCCTCGGGATTATTCTATGCCCCTACCGGAGTTGGTAGTGAGGACTGGACGGTGAAAAGCCAAGATGGTCTTCCCGACCAGAACGGCCGGTTGTGCCGTGTCTGA
- a CDS encoding CeGAL family transcription factor (predicted protein): MDSPHHDYITSPAKRHKSNPPREIGVMRKSFVDNGSATFLGSSSGIHFIRTVYNSFARRSAHLSQSKNTQENLVPGEDDQLLQSPGYDAQAVKKELWAPQELDHRSWTASFEQLVQWTRSYFECWHPMFPFLSGPKFLELLEQISQGGLDGVKTTDVILIRSIVSISLMDGRQVTATRSTPVPAKLVFRTVDQAMESLHTLFCDPPTISILQAAFSVALFLASLLRLNAASRIGGVITRTAFHLGLHRCPARFACFSPEEAAVRQRLFWSIYCLERYLSQSLGIPLSIRDDDIDVCYPGIERHGEGVYDPNLRLLTYLAKFARVRGLVLELRNKSILHSQETSNTATQVNGELAHWWNEVYDDVYPVEEDPGLTPLHRLLLIVFRHESIISMNRPLLAAEQSSPEYKTALQVCIESSRSLITALRGYVLPGGQGTVPLVWPSFTWAVWMSCLILVYAAWEGDFPVLSASRYAKTGLSILQNLSLRGNTWPQTCIEAIRDLESALSNPPPTPPIDNRPASPGPAEDRAPDYPTNIVEDPRPAPQYHPSVVFGDSSINNFPLTYPFPDPGDFESGWNDLWTVADGPWLIEENFDQNFGFHI, translated from the exons ATGGACTCACCGCACCATGATTATATCACTTCTCCCGCCAAACGGCACAAATCGAATCCGCCGCGAGAAATTGGTGTGATGAGGAAATCTTTCGTTGACAATGGCTCCGCCACGTTCCTCGGCAGCTCAAGCGGCATTCATTTCATCCGCACTGTCTACAACTCATTTGCCCGTCGCTCAGCGCACCTGAGCCAGTCTAAGAATACACAGGAGAATCTAGTTCCCGGTGAAGATGACCAATTGCTCCAGAGCCCAGGATATGATGCGCAGGcagtgaagaaagagctGTGGGCGCCGCAGGAGCTGGACCACCGGTCCTGGACAGCTTCATTTGAACAGCTTGTGCAATGGACGAGAAGCTACTTTGAATGTTGGCATCCGATGTTTCCGTTCCTCTCTGGCCCAAAGTTCCTTGAGCTGCTTGAGCAGATTAGCCAGGGCGGGTTGGACGGCGTAAAGACAACGGACGTGATTCTCATCCGGTCCATTGTGTCTATTTCTCTGATGGATGGTCGTCAGGTGACTGCTACGAGGAGTACGCCTGTGCCCGCAAAGCTGGTCTTTCGCACAGTTGATCAGGCAATGGAAAGCCTGCACACGCTTTTCTGCGACCCGCCTACAATATCCATCCTCCAGGCGGCTTTTAGCGTGGCATTGTTCCTCGCTTCGCTGCTGCGATTGAATGCCGCCTCGCGAATCGGTGGCGTGATAACGCGCACCGCGTTCCATCTCGGTCTACATCGATGTCCGGCGCGATTCGCCTGTTTTAGtccagaagaagctgcagTCCGACAGCGATTATTCTGGTCGATCTACTGCCTAGAAAGATACCTCTCCCAGTCCCTAGGTATTCCACTGAGTATCCGAGATGACGACATCGACGTGTGTTATCCAGGAATAGAAAGACACGGTGAAGGGGTATACG ATCCAAACCTCCGCTTACTCACTTATCTGGCCAAATTCGCCCGCGTAAGAGGCTTAGTCCTCGAACTCCGCAATAAGtccatcctccacagccaAGAAACCTCCAACACCGCAACTCAGGTGAACGGGGAGCTCGCCCACTGGTGGAACGAAGTCTACGATGATGTTTACCCCGTGGAAGAGGACCCAGGACTGACACCACTTCATCGTCTCCTGCTAATCGTCTTCCGCCATGAGTCTATCATCTCGATGAACAGGCCACTCCTGGCGGCCGAGCAATCGTCGCCAGAGTACAAGACGGCATTGCAGGTGTGTATTGAGTCGTCTAGGTCACTGATCACTGCGCTCAGAGGGTATGTCCTGCCCGGCGGTCAGGGAACCGTGCCGCTGGTATGGCCATCATTCACATGGGCCGTCTGGATGAGCTGTTTGATCCTAGTATATGCAGCATGGGAAGGGGATTTTCCCGTGCTATCCGCTTCACG ATACGCCAAAACTGGCCTGTCCATCCTCCAAAACTTATCTCTGAGAGGAAATACCTGGCCGCAGACCTGCATCGAAGCCATCCGCGATCTAGAATCTGCTCTATCCAACCCACCGCCAACGCCCCCAATCGACAACCGACCAGCAAGCCCAGGGCCTGCAGAAGATAGAGCCCCGGATTACCCCACTAACATTGTCGAGGACCCCAGGCCAGCTCCGCAATATCACCCTTCGGTTGTATTTGGAGACTCGTCGATCAATAATTTTCCTCTTACGTACCCCTTTCCAGACCCCGGAGATTTTGAATCCGGGTGGAATGACCTGTGGACCGTGGCGGATGGGCCCTGGTTAATCGAAGAGAACTTCGATCAGAATTTCGGGTTTCACATTTAG
- a CDS encoding putative tartrate dehydrogenase (isocitrate/isopropylmalate dehydrogenase): MKTYNIASIPADGIGPEVISAGVTVLNALAEKLNTFKLDFTHYDWSSETYKTTGKYIPDGGLEDLKRHDAILFGAVGAPDVPDHISLWGLRLSICQPLQQYANVRPTRVLRGTQSPLRNCPPGKLDWVIVRENSEGEYAGQGGRSHRGFPWEVATETAIFSRHGVERIMRFAFETAAKRPRKLLTVVTKSNAQRNGMVLWDEVATEVGKEFPEVQVDKMLVDAMTTRMVLKPETLDTIVASNLHADILSDLAAALAGSIGIAPTSNLDPTRQHPSMFEPIHGSAFDITGKGIANPVATFWTAAEMLAWLGEETAAQKLMECVENVCERGILTADLGGKATTKEVTEAMVGEIQRL, translated from the exons ATGAAGACCTACAACATCGCTTCGATCCCCGCGGACGGCATCGGCCCCGAGGTCATCTCGGCCGGAGTTACTGTTCTCAACGCCTTGGCCGAGAAGCTTAACACTTTCAAGCTTGACTTCACCCACTACGACTGGAGCTCGGAGACATACAAAACTACGGGGAAATATATTCCCGACGGAGGACTGGAAGACCTGAAGCGCCATGATGCGATTTTGTTTGGAGCTGTCGGAGCACCTG ATGTGCCCGATCACATTTCCCTCTGGGGTCTCCGTCTTTCGATCTGCCAACCGCTGCAGCAATATGCAAACGTCCGACCTACGCGCGTCCTCCGGGGCACACAATCACCGCTTCGGAACTGCCCCCCCGGCAAGTTGGACTGGGTGATTGTTCGTGAGAATAGTGAGGGCGAGTATGCCGGACAGGGGGGTCGATCCCACCGCGGCTTCCCCTGGGAAGTAGCCACTGAGACCGCGATTTTTAGCCGGCACGGCGTCGAGCGAATCATGCGGTTCGCTTTCGAGACGGCGGCTAAACGGCCACGGAAGCTACTGACCGTGGTCACTAAGAGCAATGCCCAGCGCAACGGTATGGTCCTTTGGGATGAGGTTGCGACCGAAGTGGGGAAAGAGTTCCCAGAAGTGCAGGTGGACAAGATGTTGGTGGACGCGATGACTACAAGGATGGTGTTGAAGCCCGAGACGCTGGATACGATTGTTGCCAGTAATTTG CATGCGGACATTCTCTCCGACCTCGCAGCTGCTCTCGCCGGTTCGATAGGAATCGCACCGACCTCCAACTTGGACCCCACCCGACAGCATCCTAGCATGTTTGAGCCGATTCACGGCTCAGCATTCGATATCACCGGGAAAGGCATTGCTAATCCCGTGGCCACCTTCTGGACCGCGGCCGAGATGTTAGCGTGGTTGGGCGAGGAGACGGCGGCTCAGAAGCTAATGGAGTGTGTGGAGAACGTGTGTGAGAGGGGAATCTTGACCGCAGACCTGGGAGGTAAGGCCACGACCAAGGAAGTCACCGAGGCCATGGTGGGGGAGATCCAGCGACTGTAA
- a CDS encoding sugar porter family MFS transporter (predicted transporter (major facilitator superfamily)), with protein sequence MVLQGRPLRLTQVFLIVVPAFILFGYNQAGVGPLATLQSWVHVFPEIDAVNTTGAVKAHNSTSKGAVVASFQLGALIGALSCSFLGDWMGRRKTVFLGTIISIIGQVLQTASYGLVQFTIGRVILGVGIGMFSAAVPVWQSECTSAKHRGQHVIVDGICICLGYTLCNWIDFGLSKVDGTLQWRIPLAISFFFELVLVCSVFLLPESPRWLVRVNRIEEATTSLAAYKGIPEEDDEIRMEIAGIESSLEVSAEHSGSLKEMFSKNDKDRLLYRFGLCMALQFFQQMCGGNLISVYASTIFEENLNMDSDLARILSSCAMTWKFLCSFIAFVAIDRLGRRAIFMISGAGMSVCMIVLAITNSFGKNYAASIVSALFIFLFNSFYPFGFLGGNFLYCTEVAPVRLRVAMSSISTANHWLWNFVVVMITPVALDTIGYQYYIMYAVISGCIPFVVYVFYPETMNRNLEAINNVFRDAPSTWNIVNMARHLPQGEAAEVDAFTRAAEKAEIEQRENV encoded by the coding sequence ATGGTGCTCCAAGGAAGACCTCTCCGCCTGACTCAGGTGTTTCTCATCGTTGTTCCtgccttcatcctcttcggttACAATCAAGCTGGTGTTGGCCCGCTGGCCACCCTGCAGAGTTGGGTCCATGTCTTCCCTGAAATCGACGCGGTCAACACGACCGGTGCCGTCAAGGCTCATAATTCGACCAGTAAAGGTGCCGTCGTAGCATCCTTCCAGCTCGGAGCCCTGATCGGAGCCCTATCCTGTTCGTTCCTCGGTGACTGGATGGGTCGACGTAAGACCGTCTTTCTCGgcaccatcatctccatcatcggtCAAGTGCTCCAGACGGCCTCGTACGGCCTCGTCCAATTCACCATCGGCCGAGTCATCCTTGGTGTGGGTATTGGAATGTTCAGTGCCGCCGTGCCCGTGTGGCAGTCCGAATGCACGTCGGCCAAACACCGTGGCCAGCACGTTATTGTCGACGGTATCTGTATCTGTCTGGGTTACACACTCTGCAACTGGATCGACTTCGGTCTCAGTAAAGTGGACGGCACGCTGCAATGGCGTATTCCTCTCgccatctctttcttcttcgagctAGTCCTCGTCTGctccgtcttcctcctccccgaATCCCCCCGTTGGCTCGTCCGCGTCAACCGCATCGAAGAAGCCACCACCAGTCTCGCCGCCTACAAGGGCATCcccgaggaagacgacgaaaTCCGCATGGAAATCGCCGGCATCGAGTCCTCGCTCGAAGTCAGCGCCGAACACAGCGGCTCGCTGAAGGAAATGTTCAGCAAGAACGACAAAGACCGCCTCCTGTACCGGTTTGGGCTCTGCATGGCGCTgcaattcttccagcagATGTGCGGTGGTAACCTGATCTCCGTGTACGCGTCGACCATCTTCGAAGAGAACCTCAACATGGACTCCGACCTGGCCCgcatcctctcctcctgcGCCATGACCTGGAAGTTCCTGTGCAGCTTCATCGCCTTCGTCGCCATCGACCGTCTCGGCCGTCGCGCCATCTTCATGATCAGCGGCGCCGGCATGAGCGTCTGCATGATCGTCctcgccatcaccaacaGCTTCGGCAAGAACTACGCCGCCTCCATCGTGTCtgccctcttcatcttcctcttcaactccttctACCCcttcggcttcctcggcgGAAACTTCCTCTACTGTACCGAGGTCGCCCCCGTCCGGCTCCGTGTCGCCAtgtcctccatctccaccgCTAACCACTGGCTCTGGAacttcgtcgtcgtcatgaTCACCCCCGTCGCCCTCGACACCATCGGCTACCAGTACTATATCATGTACGCCGTCATCTCCGGCTGCATCCCCTTCGTCGTCTACGTCTTCTACCCGGAGACCATGAACCGTAACCTGGAGGCTATTAACAATGTCTTCCGTGACGCCCCTTCCACCTGGAACATCGTCAACATGGCCAGACACTTACCTCAGGGTGAAGCCGCCGAAGTCGACGCCTTCACTCGCGCAGCGGAAAAGGCTGAGATCGAGCAGCGGGAGAACGTCTAG
- a CDS encoding uncharacterized protein (predicted protein) encodes MKWALFYLICLPVCWGVPLPGISLSSSDKDHDHKDLKKFRGMKSWNFFDGDHHSNTDILSPSRKDTDVDIDITKTGQHPLTLHQPSEDPDYTSNSNPNSHHTNNINNANLNNNNHNNDNSPTTHGTFLTTPNTPPTQIPPSTTKRYLRVLHDTQLPTNFLKNHMHEIVVVGLFLLIPVTLALVEIIERIGLGVDEGVELEDYLELERGRGMIRRGRRRVFRKKRGKKKKKPTSILEMDVEDQVFLR; translated from the coding sequence ATGAAATGGGCTCTATTTTACTTAATTTGTTTACCGGTTTGTTGGGGGGTGCCGCTTCCGGggatttctttatcttcatctGATAAGGATCATGATCATAAGGATCTCAAGAAATTTCGAGGGATGAAGTCATGGAATTTCTTTGACGGAGACCATCACTCGAACACGGATATACTATCACCATCACGCAAAGATACAGATGTTGATATCGATATAACCAAGACGGGTCAACATCCGCTCACGCTACACCAACCATCGGAAGACCCGGACTATACGTCCAACTCAAATCCCAACTCTCACCAtaccaacaatatcaacaacgCCAACCTTAACaataataatcataataatgATAACAGCCCAACAACCCACGGAACCTTCCTCACCACCCCAAATACACCTCCAACACAAATCCCAccctcaacaacaaaacGCTACCTCCGCGTTCTCCACGACACACAACTACCCaccaacttcctcaagaacCACATGCATGAGATTGTCGTCGTTGGGTTATTCCTCCTCATTCCCGTTACTCTGGCACTGGTGGAGATTATCGAAAGGATTGGATTGGGCGTTGACGAGGGTGTTGAACTTGAAGATTACCTAGAGCTGGAGAGGGGAAGGGGGATGATTCGACGGGGAAGAAGGAGGGTattcagaaagaagagagggaagaagaagaagaagccgacatCTATCCTGGAgatggatgtggaagatCAAGTATTCTTACGGTGA
- a CDS encoding uncharacterized protein (predicted protein): MKWKSLALGLLATAQSAASLRFVMYIDEYHTQGLPDSSGTAGISHAVMGFAKSTLFNSDSPQSWKPFEPIDTMRKRFSSDTKLLVAIGGWGDTSGFSEGAKDEASRARYAKNVKAMVDEHGLDGVDIDWEYPGGNGEDYKDIPNEQKAGEIETYPLFLAALRKELGKDKLISVAVPGKRGDMIAFTKEQGPKIWESVDMVNVMTYDLMNRRNNVTTHHTSVKGSLDSIKAYEEIGLDTQKINLGLAYYAKWFTTKKDAGCDTHPLGCEVVELEDAKGKDTGKSGALTFEKGTMGEPSKDLKESTDGSCGFGKGKCPNGSCCSQYGTCGTTDAHCQAGCQSDYGTCKGISLIDSWRRAEKDGVTDEDAGGQYYFDKEVDLFWTWDTAPLIKRKFKDIVDAEKLGGVMAWSLGEDTLKWEHLHAMQEGVQERS, from the exons ATGAAGTGGAAGAGTCTAGCCCTAGGCCTTCTGGCCACCGCCCAATCTGCGGCGAGTCTTCGCTTCGTGATGTATATCGACGA ATACCACACTCAAGGCCTCCCCGACAGCAGCGGCACAGCCGGAATCAGCCACGCCGTAATGGGCTTTGCTAAATCGACACTATTTAACAGCGACTCGCCGCAGTCCTGGAAGCCTTTCGAGCCGATCGATACCATGCGCAAGCGCTTCAGCAGTGATACGAAGTTGCTCGTTGCCATTGGAGGATGGGGCGATACATCCGGGTTCTCGGAGGGTGCGAAGGATGAGGCGTCTCGGGCGAGGTATGCGAAGAATGTGAAGGCTATGGTGGACGAGCATGGGTTGGATGGCGTTG ACATCGACTGGGAATATCCCGGCGGCAACGGCGAAGACTACAAAGACATCCCTAATGAGCAAAAGGCAGGCGAGATCGAAACGtaccctcttttcctcgctgCTCTCCGCAAGGAACTGGGCAAGGACAAGCTCATTTCTGTCGCGGTACCGGGTAAGCGGGGCGACATGATCGCCTTCACGAAGGAACAGGGACCCAAGATCTGGGAGTCCGTCGACATGGTCAATGTCATGACGTACGATCTCATGAATCGTCGTAACAATGTGACCACCCACCATACCAGCGTTAAGGGGTCTTTGGATTCCATCAAGGCGTACGAGGAGATTGGTCTCGACACCCAGAAGATCAACCTCGGTCTGGCGTACTATGCGAAGTGGTTCACGACGAAGAAGGATGCCGGCTGTGACACCCACCCGCTTGGATGTGAGGttgtggagctggaggacgCCAAGGGTAAGGACACTGGCAAGTCTGGGGCGTTGACCTTCGAGAAGGGCACGATGGGCGAGCCATCGAAGGATTTGAAGGAGAGCACGGACGGCAGCTGTGGATTTGGCAAGGGCAAATGCCCGAACGGATCGTGCTGCAGCCAGTATGGCACTTG CGGAACAACAGACGCCCACTGCCAAGCCGGCTGTCAATCCGACTACGGCACCTGCAAGGGCATCTCGCTGATCGACTCCTGGCGTCGTGCCGAGAAGGACGGCGTGACTGACGAGGATGCCGGAGGCCAATACTACTTCGACAAGGAGGTGGACCTGTTCTGGACCTGGGACACGGCCCCGCTCATCAAGCGCAAGTTCAAGGACATCGTGGATGCCGAGAAGTTGGGCGGTGTCATGGCCTGGAGCTTGGGAGAGGATACACTGAAGTGGGAGCATCTGCATGCTATGCAGGAGGGAGTGCAGGAGCGGAGTTGA
- the pigc gene encoding phosphatidylinositol N-acetylglucosaminyltransferase (N-acetylglucosaminyltransferase complex, subunit PIG-C/GPI2, required for phosphatidylinositol biosynthesis) translates to MTEYLEESLRPPHAVPARKLRGTSRRRRRKGAWKKLLWVKQSCMDPDNYTDTETFLDHLQRNPRVRPYDFWPLVADSTVIVQHVCSVAIFVCCFVGIVQGRVSPVSIVCWGSVGTAMGWILWDSVPPLPPHDAPMISRLSSRNRQRLSTVKSAFLIYCALLGLSPILKSLTKSTASDSIWAMSCWLLITNIFSFDYGSGEGAGATKFPASLSTNAAVMASTVLASRLPSTTHVFSLMLFSIEVFGLFPIFRRQLRHISWTGHVFLTLALVIAAGGAVGITLRGGLTAAVVGSMLGSILTALAMGGCSWWLISLQKYKNVVTGPWDPARPIIRRHWD, encoded by the exons ATGACTGAATATTTGGAAGAAT CTTTGCGACCGCCGCACGCGGTCCCGGCACGAAAGTTACGAGGAACAAGTCGACGCCGGAGACGCAAGGGCGCGTGGAAGAAGCTTCTCTGGGTGAAGCAATCATGTATGG ATCCTGATAACTACACCGATACGGAAACGTTCCTCGATCATCTCCAGCGCAACCCGCGCGTGCGTCCTTACGACTTCTGGCCACTAGTAGCCGATTCTACGGTCATTGTTCAGCATGTCTGCTCGGTGGCGATCTTTGTTTGCTGTTTCGTTGGCATCGTCCAGGGACGAGTGAGCCCCGTCTCGATTGTGTGCTGGGGGAGCGTCGGGACGGCTATGGGCTGGATACTGTGGGATTC TGTCCCGCCTCTGCCTCCCCACGATGCGCCGATGATTTCGCGACTCTCTTCGCGCAACCGCCAGCGGCTATCTACAGTCAAATCGGCGTTCTTGATCTACTGTGCATTACTGGGGCTTAGTCCGATCCTTAAATCGCTCACCAAATCGACGGCTAGCGACTCGATCTGGGCGATGAGCTGCTGGCTGTTGAtcaccaacatcttctcttttgacTATGGAAGTGGGGAGGGCGCAGGCGCTACGAAGTTCCCGGCTTCTCTGTCGACTAACGCTGCGGTGATGGCCTCGACCGTGTTGGCGTCCCGACTGCCGTCGACCACGCACGTGTTCAGTTTAATGCTGTTCTCCATCGAAGTGTTCGGGCTGTTCCCTATCTTCCGGCGTCAATTGCGCCATATCTCCTGGACCGGTCATGTGTTCCTGACACTAGCGCTGGTGATCGCGGCTGGTGGCGCAGTTGGGATTACATTAAGGGGCGGATTGACGGCGGCCGTGGTTGGTTCTATGCTGGGCAGCATCCTGACGgccttggcaatgggagGCTGTAGTTGGTGGCTCATCAGTCTGCAAAAGTACAAGAATGTGGTGACTGGACCGTGGGACCCGGCGCGGCCCATCATCCGACGACATTGGGATTAA